Proteins from a genomic interval of Hippocampus zosterae strain Florida chromosome 14, ASM2543408v3, whole genome shotgun sequence:
- the ivd gene encoding isovaleryl-CoA dehydrogenase, mitochondrial, giving the protein MFAVRKSLRLGSKLLVPFLSRRGCAGAAIPVDDVVNGLTDEQIQLRQSVRKFCAEKLAPQADEIDKKNEFAGMREFWKDMGEMGLLGITAPVEYGGTGLGYLDHVIVMEEVSRVSAAIALSYGAHSNLCVNQMVRHATEKQKEKYMPKLLTGEHVGALAMSEPNAGSDVVSMKLKAKKQDDYYILNGNKFWITNGPDADVLIVYAKTDPEAYQRGITAFIVEKGMPGFSTAQKLDKLGMRGSNTCELIFEDCKVPEKNILGPLNKGVYVMMSGLDLERLVLAAGPVGIMQSVLDSAVPYLHVREAFGEKIGHFQLMQGKMADMYTRLSSSRQYLYNVARACDKGHFSAMDCAGVILYCAENATKVALDGIQCLGGNGYINDYPMGRYLRDAKLYEIGAGTSEIRRLIIGRSFNAMFK; this is encoded by the exons ATGTTTGCGGTCAGAAAATCTCTCCGCCTCGGTTCGAAGCTGTTGGTGCCCTTCTTGTCGAGGCGAGGATGCGCTGGAGCTGCCATCCCCGTGGACGATGTGGTGAATGGGCTGACCGACGAGCAGATCCAG CTCAGGCAAAGTGTTCGTAAATTCTGTGCTGAAAAACTTGCACCCCAAGCCGACGAGATAGACAAGAAGAATGAGTTTGCTGGAATGCGG GAATTCTGGAAAGACATGGGAGAGATGGGGCTGCTAGGGATAACTGCACCAG TGGAATACGGAGGCACTGGATTGGGCTACCTAGATCATGTCATTGTTATGGAGGAAGTCTCTCGCGTGTCCGCGGCCATAGCTCTCAGCTACGGCGCTCACTCCAACCTGTGCGTCAATCAGATGGTGCGCCACGCCACCGAGAAGCAGAAAGAGAAGTACATGCCAAAG TTACTGACAGGAGAGCATGTAGGCGCTTTAGCCATGAGTGAGCCGAACGCTGGCTCTGATGTCGTGTCCATGAAACTCAAGGCGAAGAAGCAAG ATGACTACTATATTCTGAACGGTAACAAGTTTTGGATCACAAACGGACCAGACGCCGACGTCCTCATTGTATACGCCAAGACAGACCCAGAGGCCTACCAGAGAGGCATCACTGCTTTCATTGTTGAGAAG GGGATGCCAGGTTTCTCCACGGCACAAAAGCTGGACAAACTGGGCATGAGAGGGTCCAACACTTGTGAGCTGATCTTTGAGGACTGCAAAGTCCCAG agaaGAACATCCTGGGGCCATTGAACAAAGGAGTTTACGTGATGATGAGTGGTCTGGATCTGGAGAGGCTGGTACTTGCAGCTGGACCTGTTGG CATCATGCAGTCCGTTTTGGACTCTGCAGTTCCCTACCTACACGTCAGAGAAGCTTTTGGAGAGAAGATTGGACACTTCCAG CTGATGCAAGGCAAGATGGCTGACATGTACACCAGGTTGAGCTCCTCTCGGCAATATTTGTACAACGTCGCCCGGGCCTGTGACAAAGGACACTTCAGTGCCATG GACTGTGCCGGAGTCATTCTGTACTGCGCTGAGAATGCCACCAAGGTCGCGCTAGATGGCATTCAATGTTTGG GTGGTAACGGCTACATCAACGACTACCCCATGGGACGTTACCTGCGGGACGCAAAGCTGTATGAAATTGGCGCTGGCACGAGTGAAATCCGCCGCCTTATTATCGGACGATCCTTCAATGCCATGTTCAAGTGA